The following coding sequences are from one Streptomyces sp. NBC_01232 window:
- a CDS encoding MurR/RpiR family transcriptional regulator has translation MSQNTKETSSPVNGPTDGPAPAPPPHALRARIRSLAPSLPRSVQAVAEAVAADPAACARLTVSALAEHTGTSEATVVRTARLLGYPGYRDLRLALAALAAQQESGTAPAVTVDIAVDDPLADVVAKLAHEEAQTLTDTAAALDLTQLAAAVTALATARRIDIYGVGASALVGQDLAQKLLRIGLLAHAHSDPHLAVTGAVQLRPGDVAVAITHSGTTGDVIEPLRVAFERGATTLALTGRPTSPVTRHADLVLTTSAARETHLRPAAMSSRTSQLLVVDCLFVGIAQQTYETAAPALTASYEALAHRRTRHPPGSHR, from the coding sequence GTGAGCCAGAACACGAAGGAAACTTCCAGCCCCGTCAACGGCCCCACCGACGGCCCCGCCCCGGCTCCCCCGCCGCACGCCCTCCGGGCCCGGATCCGCAGCCTCGCCCCGTCCCTGCCCCGCTCCGTGCAGGCCGTCGCCGAAGCCGTCGCCGCCGACCCCGCCGCCTGTGCCCGGCTCACCGTCTCCGCCCTCGCCGAGCACACCGGCACCAGCGAGGCCACCGTCGTCCGCACCGCACGCCTCCTCGGCTACCCCGGCTACCGCGACCTGCGCCTCGCGCTCGCCGCCCTCGCCGCCCAGCAGGAATCCGGCACCGCCCCCGCAGTCACCGTCGACATAGCCGTCGACGACCCCCTCGCGGACGTCGTCGCCAAGCTGGCCCACGAGGAGGCGCAGACCCTCACCGACACCGCCGCCGCACTCGACCTCACCCAGCTCGCCGCCGCCGTCACCGCCCTCGCCACCGCCCGCCGCATCGACATCTACGGCGTCGGCGCCTCCGCCCTCGTCGGCCAGGACCTCGCCCAGAAGCTGCTGCGCATCGGCCTCCTCGCCCACGCGCACAGCGACCCGCACCTGGCCGTCACGGGCGCCGTCCAGCTTCGCCCCGGCGATGTCGCCGTCGCGATCACCCACTCCGGCACCACCGGCGACGTGATCGAGCCGCTGCGCGTCGCGTTCGAGCGCGGCGCCACCACCCTCGCCCTCACCGGCCGCCCCACCAGCCCCGTCACCCGCCACGCCGATCTCGTCCTGACCACCTCCGCCGCCCGCGAGACCCACCTGCGCCCGGCCGCCATGTCCAGCAGGACCAGCCAGCTGCTCGTCGTCGACTGCCTCTTCGTCGGCATCGCGCAGCAGACCTACGAGACCGCCGCACCCGCCCTCACCGCCTCCTACGAAGCCCTCGCCCACCGCCGCACGCGCCACCCGCCAGGGAGTCACCGATGA
- a CDS encoding PTS transporter subunit EIIC: MSTDKNRATAAAILPLVGGPDNIISIAHCMTRLRISLRDRSLVQDEALRALPAVLGVVEDDTYQIVLGPGAVARVTPEFEALVEEARAAAPAAPPAGGTTGPTPAGAITADGLAAHGAALKEAQKARNATPFKLFLRRIANIFVPLIPALIGCGIIAGLNGLLNNLGWVPAVVPALAAISAGFMSLIAVFVGYNTAKEFGGTPILGGAVAAVIVFPGVAKIDAFGLELKPGQGGVLGALAAALLAVYVEKWCRTWVPEALDVLVTPTLTVLISGLVTLFGLMYLAGEASAAIGTFANWLLTGGGAFAGLVLGGLFLPLVMLGLHQALIPIHTTLIEQDGYTVLLPILAMAGAGQVGAAIAVHYRLPRNGSLRATIRSALPAGFLGIGEPLIYGVSLPLGRPFVTACIGGAAGGAFVGLFHQLGVAFGSTAIGPSGWALFPLLDGRSSAGVTLAIYAGGLLVGYLVGFVATYFFGFTRRMLADLDTDPDTDTAPETASSPEAPPKEHVPA, encoded by the coding sequence ATGTCCACTGACAAGAACCGCGCCACCGCCGCCGCGATCCTTCCGCTGGTCGGCGGCCCGGACAACATCATCTCGATCGCGCACTGCATGACCCGCCTGCGCATCTCACTGCGCGACCGCTCGCTGGTCCAGGACGAGGCCCTGCGCGCCCTGCCCGCGGTGCTCGGCGTGGTCGAGGACGACACATACCAGATCGTGCTGGGCCCAGGCGCCGTTGCCCGCGTGACCCCGGAGTTCGAGGCACTCGTCGAGGAGGCCCGTGCCGCCGCACCGGCCGCACCCCCCGCCGGCGGCACCACCGGCCCCACCCCGGCCGGGGCGATCACCGCGGACGGCCTCGCCGCCCACGGCGCGGCGCTGAAGGAGGCTCAGAAGGCGAGGAACGCGACCCCCTTCAAGCTGTTCCTGCGCCGGATCGCGAACATCTTCGTGCCGCTGATCCCGGCACTCATCGGCTGCGGCATCATCGCCGGCCTGAACGGGCTGCTGAACAATCTCGGCTGGGTGCCCGCCGTCGTACCGGCGTTGGCCGCGATCTCGGCGGGCTTCATGTCCCTGATCGCGGTCTTCGTCGGATACAACACGGCCAAGGAGTTCGGCGGCACGCCCATCCTCGGCGGCGCCGTCGCCGCCGTCATCGTCTTCCCCGGCGTCGCGAAGATCGACGCCTTCGGGCTGGAGCTGAAACCCGGCCAGGGCGGCGTGCTCGGCGCGCTCGCCGCCGCCCTCCTCGCCGTGTACGTGGAGAAGTGGTGCCGCACCTGGGTCCCCGAGGCCCTGGACGTCCTCGTCACCCCCACCCTCACCGTGCTGATCTCGGGCCTGGTCACCCTCTTCGGCCTGATGTATCTCGCCGGCGAGGCCTCCGCCGCCATCGGCACCTTCGCGAACTGGCTCCTCACCGGCGGCGGCGCCTTTGCCGGCCTGGTCCTCGGCGGCCTCTTCCTCCCCCTCGTGATGCTCGGCCTGCACCAGGCCCTGATCCCCATCCACACCACCCTCATCGAGCAGGACGGCTACACCGTCCTGCTGCCCATCCTCGCCATGGCGGGCGCGGGCCAGGTCGGCGCGGCCATCGCCGTCCACTACCGGCTCCCGCGCAACGGCTCGCTCCGCGCCACCATCAGGTCCGCCCTCCCGGCCGGCTTCCTGGGCATCGGCGAACCGCTGATCTACGGCGTCTCCCTGCCGCTCGGCCGCCCCTTCGTCACCGCCTGCATCGGCGGCGCGGCCGGCGGCGCCTTCGTCGGCCTCTTCCACCAACTGGGCGTCGCCTTCGGCTCCACCGCCATCGGCCCCTCCGGCTGGGCCCTGTTCCCGCTGCTGGACGGCCGGTCGAGCGCCGGTGTCACCCTCGCGATCTACGCGGGCGGCCTGCTGGTCGGCTACCTGGTGGGCTTCGTCGCCACCTACTTCTTCGGCTTCACCCGCCGGATGCTGGCCGACCTCGACACCGACCCGGACACGGACACCGCCCCGGAGACCGCCAGCTCTCCCGAAGCGCCCCCGAAGGAACACGTCCCGGCCTAG
- a CDS encoding esterase/lipase family protein, with the protein MSNTVVDIWGPASPHARSSFPPAPEAHDEWPLEGGTAWVYYSPLNRRQLIRPVILSDGFSGGSTNIDQLWHGLEENGNYRFISELHATGRDVIILGYHDRTASITANAETAIECISRAVAERVGRAKLVVGGFSMGGLITRYALARMENDPGLPDHETGTYLSYDTPHQGAWFPVSLQAFTHYATDKWGDNPTLGPVLRQLSGLLNSPAAKEMARWHIGKVDAEPKQASERLAFLRKLDDIGEWPRNVRKIGVANGVDTGAGNGAEADAIAVRGDGETLKDTWLKIQAQGDQIVARLQKAGEEATMVRTSGLPDIDGAPGGLFTMQSPVGDTGSFGLAALLMTLLGNAVDPDVITTSCFIPAISAVASGDINDPKALYRPIAADDSALDAFLCAGRNEGHTTMTVELGEWIVNEIVAQ; encoded by the coding sequence ATGTCCAACACCGTCGTTGACATCTGGGGGCCTGCCTCCCCGCACGCCCGTTCCTCCTTTCCTCCCGCGCCGGAAGCGCACGACGAGTGGCCCCTGGAGGGCGGCACGGCCTGGGTGTACTACAGCCCGCTGAACCGCCGGCAGCTCATTCGGCCCGTCATCCTCTCCGACGGCTTCTCGGGTGGATCGACCAACATCGACCAGCTCTGGCACGGGCTGGAGGAGAACGGGAACTACCGCTTCATCAGTGAGCTGCACGCCACCGGCCGCGATGTGATCATCCTCGGCTACCACGACCGGACGGCCTCGATCACGGCCAACGCCGAGACCGCGATCGAGTGCATCAGCAGGGCCGTCGCCGAGCGGGTGGGTCGCGCGAAGCTGGTCGTGGGCGGCTTCAGCATGGGTGGGCTCATCACCCGCTACGCGCTGGCCAGGATGGAGAACGACCCCGGCCTCCCGGACCACGAGACCGGCACCTACCTCTCCTACGACACCCCCCACCAGGGAGCGTGGTTCCCGGTCTCCCTCCAGGCCTTCACCCACTACGCGACGGACAAGTGGGGAGACAACCCCACGCTGGGCCCCGTGCTGCGCCAGCTCTCCGGGCTGCTCAACAGCCCCGCGGCGAAGGAAATGGCCCGGTGGCACATCGGCAAGGTCGACGCCGAGCCGAAGCAGGCATCGGAGCGGCTCGCGTTCCTCCGCAAGCTCGACGACATCGGGGAGTGGCCGCGGAACGTCCGCAAGATCGGTGTCGCCAACGGCGTGGACACCGGTGCCGGAAACGGCGCCGAGGCCGACGCGATCGCGGTGCGGGGCGACGGTGAAACGCTGAAGGACACCTGGCTGAAGATCCAGGCCCAGGGTGACCAGATCGTCGCCAGGCTGCAGAAGGCCGGCGAGGAGGCGACCATGGTGCGCACCAGCGGGCTGCCCGACATCGACGGCGCTCCCGGCGGTCTGTTCACCATGCAGTCCCCGGTCGGCGACACCGGCAGCTTCGGCCTCGCCGCCCTCCTCATGACCCTGCTCGGCAACGCTGTCGACCCGGACGTCATCACCACGTCCTGTTTCATCCCCGCCATCAGCGCCGTCGCGTCCGGCGACATCAACGACCCGAAGGCGCTGTACCGCCCGATCGCCGCGGACGACAGCGCGCTCGACGCCTTCCTGTGCGCCGGCCGCAACGAGGGCCACACCACCATGACCGTGGAACTCGGGGAGTGGATCGTGAACGAGATCGTGGCCCAGTGA
- the murQ gene encoding N-acetylmuramic acid 6-phosphate etherase, translating to MTAYAELRAQLETLTTEAFRPELAEIDRLSTLDIARTMNAEDATVPAAVAGQLPQIAAAVDAIAERMARGGRLVYAGAGTAGRMGVLDASECPPTFNTDPSEVVGLIAGGPSAMVKAVEGAEDSKELAAEDLTALRIGPDDTVVGISASGRTPYAIGAVESARTRGALTVGLSCNAGSALAAAADHGIEVVVGPELLTGSTRLKAGTAQKLVLNLISTITMIRLGKTYGNLMVDMRSSNEKLRARARRIVALATGAPDEEIEAALTATGGEVKNAVLVVLGGVDGPTAAELLAASQGHLRAALARTR from the coding sequence ATGACCGCCTACGCAGAACTCCGCGCCCAGCTGGAAACGCTCACCACCGAGGCCTTCCGCCCGGAGCTCGCCGAGATCGACCGGCTGTCCACCCTCGACATCGCCCGCACCATGAACGCCGAGGACGCCACCGTCCCGGCCGCCGTCGCCGGCCAGCTGCCGCAGATCGCCGCCGCCGTCGACGCGATCGCCGAGCGCATGGCCCGCGGCGGCCGGCTCGTCTACGCGGGCGCCGGCACGGCCGGCCGGATGGGCGTCCTGGACGCCAGCGAATGCCCGCCCACCTTCAACACCGACCCGTCCGAGGTCGTCGGCCTGATCGCCGGCGGCCCCTCCGCCATGGTCAAGGCCGTTGAGGGCGCCGAGGACTCCAAGGAGCTGGCCGCCGAGGACCTCACCGCACTGCGGATCGGGCCGGACGACACGGTCGTCGGCATCTCCGCCTCCGGCCGCACCCCGTACGCGATCGGCGCCGTCGAGTCCGCCCGTACCCGCGGCGCGCTCACCGTCGGGCTCTCCTGCAACGCCGGTTCCGCCCTCGCCGCGGCCGCCGACCACGGCATCGAGGTGGTCGTCGGACCCGAACTCCTCACCGGATCCACCCGCCTGAAGGCCGGCACCGCGCAGAAGCTCGTCCTCAACCTCATCTCGACCATCACGATGATCCGCCTCGGGAAGACCTACGGGAACCTCATGGTCGACATGCGCTCCTCGAACGAGAAGCTGCGCGCCCGTGCCCGACGCATCGTGGCGCTGGCCACCGGAGCGCCCGACGAGGAGATCGAGGCGGCCCTCACCGCCACCGGCGGCGAGGTCAAGAACGCCGTCCTCGTCGTCCTCGGCGGAGTCGACGGCCCCACGGCCGCCGAGCTGCTCGCCGCATCGCAGGGCCACCTGCGCGCCGCCCTCGCCCGTACTCGCTGA